In a genomic window of Kwoniella newhampshirensis strain CBS 13917 chromosome 8, whole genome shotgun sequence:
- a CDS encoding 60S ribosomal protein eL27 — protein sequence MVKIYKPGKVAVVLSGRQAGKKVVVIKQSDDGTKDRPYPHAVVAGIERYPLKVTRSMGKKRIARRSKVKPFIKVINYAHLLPTRYMLELESLKGSVSSETFKEPTQREESKKAIKKAFEERYNKGNNRWFFSKLRF from the exons ATGgtcaaga TCTACAAGCCCGGAAAAGTTGCCGTCGTCCTCTCCGGTCGTCAAGCCGGTAAGAAGGTCGTTGTCATCAAGCAGTCAGATGACGGGACCAAGGACCGACCTTACCCCCACGCTGTCGTTGCTGGTAtcgagag GTACCCCCTCAAGGTCACTCGATCTATGGGAAAGAAGCGAATCGCCCGACGATCCAAGGTCAAGCCCTTCATCAAAGTGATCAACTACGcccatctcctccccaCCCGATACatgctcgagctcgagtCGCTCAAGGGTTCCGTCTCTTCCGAGACCTTCAAGGAGCCCACTCAGAGGGAGGAGTCCAAGAAGGCCATCAAGAAGGCTTTCGAGGAGAGGTACAACAAGGGTAACAACAGGTGGT TCTTCTCCAAGCTCCGATTCTAA